A single region of the Solwaraspora sp. WMMD406 genome encodes:
- a CDS encoding Na+/H+ antiporter subunit D: MTFLVPLPVILPLLGAGITLVLARRPRAQRTTSVAVLGVTFGVALALLITAHLHGPQVVEVGGWPAPLGIVLVADQLAALMLVVSTAVTLCVLLYSIGEGRADGRESTPVAIYHPTYLILTAGVTNAFLSGDLFNIYVGFEILLGASFVLLTLGGTEVRIRAGTTYVVVSILSSVIFLTAIGLIYAATGTVNLAQLADRLDALPDDLRLVLQLMLLLAFGIKAAVFPLSAWLPDSYPTAPAPVTAVFAGLLTKVGVYAIIRTETLLFPGGRTSDLLLVVALLTMVVGILGAVAQSDIKRLLSFTLVSHIGYMLFGVALGSAAGLASAIFYVVHHITIQTTLFLATGLVERRGGSTNLERLGGLARAAPLLAVLFFLPALNLAGIPPFSGFLGKLGLLQAGVADDGPLAWLLVAGGTVTSLLTLYAVTRVWNLAFWRKPAPESAVGEPERDRVPAAGGAGSGTAAGPAGGSGSGGSGSGSGGSGSGSGGSAGPATTVRVPSTDSESTPLAAGGPGAVEPMPPLLVGATTALVVLGLALTVLAGPLFDISGEAAANLVDRTPYIEAVFPAGPP, from the coding sequence GTGACCTTCCTGGTGCCCCTACCGGTGATCCTGCCGCTGCTCGGCGCGGGCATCACCCTCGTGCTGGCCCGCCGACCCCGGGCACAGCGGACCACCAGTGTCGCCGTGCTCGGGGTGACCTTCGGCGTCGCACTGGCCCTGCTGATCACCGCGCACCTGCACGGGCCGCAGGTGGTCGAGGTCGGCGGTTGGCCGGCGCCGCTGGGCATCGTTCTGGTCGCCGACCAGCTCGCCGCGCTCATGCTGGTCGTCTCCACGGCGGTGACCCTCTGCGTGCTGCTCTACTCCATCGGCGAGGGCCGCGCCGACGGCCGGGAAAGCACGCCGGTGGCCATCTACCACCCCACCTACCTGATCCTGACCGCCGGAGTCACCAACGCCTTCCTCTCCGGCGACCTGTTCAACATCTACGTCGGGTTCGAGATCCTGCTCGGGGCCAGCTTCGTCCTGCTGACCCTCGGCGGCACCGAGGTGCGCATCCGGGCCGGTACGACGTACGTCGTGGTCAGCATCCTCTCCTCGGTGATCTTCCTGACCGCGATCGGACTGATCTACGCGGCGACCGGCACGGTGAACCTCGCCCAGCTCGCCGACCGGTTGGACGCCCTCCCCGACGACCTTCGGCTGGTGCTGCAGCTGATGCTGTTGCTGGCCTTCGGGATCAAGGCCGCGGTGTTCCCGCTGTCGGCCTGGCTGCCGGACAGCTATCCGACCGCGCCGGCCCCGGTCACCGCCGTCTTCGCCGGCCTGCTGACCAAGGTCGGCGTGTACGCGATCATCCGCACCGAGACGCTGCTGTTCCCGGGCGGGCGCACCAGCGACCTGCTCCTGGTGGTGGCGTTGCTGACCATGGTGGTGGGCATCCTCGGCGCGGTCGCCCAGTCCGACATCAAACGGCTGCTGTCGTTCACCCTGGTCAGCCACATCGGCTACATGCTCTTCGGGGTCGCGCTCGGCTCGGCCGCCGGCCTGGCCAGCGCGATCTTCTACGTCGTGCACCACATCACCATCCAGACCACCCTGTTCCTGGCGACCGGGCTGGTGGAGCGACGGGGCGGGAGTACCAACCTGGAACGGCTCGGCGGGTTGGCCCGCGCCGCGCCGCTGCTCGCTGTCCTGTTCTTCCTGCCCGCGCTGAACCTGGCCGGCATTCCACCGTTCTCCGGATTCCTCGGCAAGTTGGGACTGCTGCAGGCCGGTGTCGCCGACGACGGTCCGCTGGCCTGGCTGCTGGTAGCCGGCGGCACCGTCACCAGCCTGCTGACGCTGTACGCCGTCACCCGGGTGTGGAATCTCGCGTTCTGGCGCAAGCCCGCGCCGGAGTCGGCGGTGGGGGAGCCGGAGCGGGACCGGGTGCCGGCGGCCGGGGGAGCCGGTTCCGGCACCGCTGCCGGCCCGGCCGGTGGCTCCGGGTCCGGTGGGTCAGGGTCCGGGTCCGGTGGGTCAGGGTCCGGGTCCGGTGGGTCCGCCGGCCCGGCCACGACGGTCCGAGTGCCATCGACTGACTCGGAGTCGACCCCGCTGGCGGCGGGCGGGCCGGGCGCCGTGGAACCCATGCCGCCGTTGCTGGTCGGCGCGACGACCGCGCTCGTCGTCCTCGGGTTGGCGTTGACCGTGCTGGCCGGCCCGCTGTTCGACATCAGCGGCGAGGCGGCGGCCAACCTGGTCGATCGGACGCCGTACATCGAAGCGGTCTTCCCCGCCGGGCCACCATGA
- a CDS encoding Na(+)/H(+) antiporter subunit C: protein MEPNLILVLVVGVLFAAGVTLLLERSLTRVVLGVILLGNGANLLILLGGRPGGAPIAEVTPEDRMSDPLPQALILTAIVITLGLTAFLLAMAYRSWLLFGHDEVQDDLEDRLIVQRAIADQGPNAEDVDEETDEDVAGLDPAETIGAPRTSPARAGDLEGSGQ from the coding sequence ATGGAACCCAACCTGATCCTCGTACTGGTCGTCGGTGTCCTCTTCGCCGCCGGGGTGACCCTGCTGCTGGAACGCAGCCTCACCCGGGTCGTGCTCGGCGTCATCCTGCTCGGCAACGGCGCCAACCTGCTGATCTTGCTCGGCGGCCGGCCGGGCGGGGCGCCGATCGCCGAGGTGACCCCCGAGGACCGGATGAGCGACCCGTTGCCCCAGGCGCTGATCCTCACCGCGATCGTGATCACCCTCGGGCTGACCGCTTTCCTGCTCGCGATGGCCTACCGCAGCTGGCTGCTGTTCGGCCACGACGAGGTCCAGGACGACTTGGAGGACCGGCTCATCGTCCAGCGGGCCATCGCCGACCAGGGGCCCAACGCCGAGGACGTGGACGAGGAGACCGACGAGGACGTCGCCGGCCTCGACCCGGCCGAGACGATCGGCGCACCCCGTACCTCGCCGGCGCGCGCCGGTGACCTCGAAGGGAGCGGGCAGTGA
- a CDS encoding Na+/H+ antiporter subunit A — translation MLVLLIVHLVTALVAPLLVRWWGPRACYLVAAAPGAAFVWALADTSTVRGGTPPEETYSWVPQLGLDLAFRMGTLSWLMVLLVGGVGGLVLIYCARYFDADEPGLGRFTAVFVGFAGAMLGLVVADNLILLYVFWELTTVFSYLLIGHNPEKRASRRAAAQALIVTTLGGLAMLVGFIMLGEQAGTYRWSQIAQSPPSAGGYLAIALVLVLVGALSKSAIFPFSFWLPAAMAAPTPVSAYLHAAAMVKAGVYLVALLAPVYAGNAWWYWLIVTTGSATMLAGGWAALRQNDLKLLLAYGTVSQLGLLMVVTGAGGRNPALAAVTMLLAHALFKATLFLVVGIVDRCAGTRDLAVLSGLGRRMPAVAGAAVLAAASMAGVPPMLGFVGKEAVLESFAPDPVVLALIVFGAVLTTAYSARFVWGAFATKPGREPTVSRPVGAAFLLPVLVLAGAGLVLGPLAGTVDRVLAPYAGLFGPGDYHLALWHGPTPALGLSVVALVAGTVLFLLRERVAGVQRRLRAPTDGATVYAKGTHGLDRLSVEVTGATQRGSLPQYLSIILLVLVSVPGGALLVTRPWAGQWRWYDTPVQLAVAAAMIVAAIAAVRAQRRLKAVILAGVTGYGTALMFVLHGAPDLALTQFLVETITIVVFVLVLRRLPIYFSERPLRSSRYARIALGVVVGVVMSGMAMAAVGGRSAEPISDAFPEQAVEYGGGRNVVNVTLVDIRAWDTMGEISVLVVAATGVASLVFLRPRTGPGPRRIATAATGGRPTAADGTRGDPGGRPASGAPGRSRRQRIWLRGGGSQTARGRSIIFEVVTRLLFHAVLVYSIFLLFSGHNAPGGGFAGGLVAGLALAVRYLAGGRDELNEAAPVDAGLVLGTGLFLAVGAGLSPILVAGDVLQSAIVDLHVPVIGDVHLVTSLFFDIGVYLIVVGLVLDILRSLGAEVDRQIARSAEPDVDVDDTPVSRSGVAGAQAEATPPTGADGRSVGTGAGSTAARSVGGRPAGGVDTDPVGPRN, via the coding sequence GTGCTGGTGCTGCTGATCGTCCACCTGGTGACGGCGTTGGTCGCGCCGCTGCTGGTCCGCTGGTGGGGTCCGCGTGCCTGCTACCTGGTCGCCGCCGCGCCCGGCGCGGCATTCGTCTGGGCGCTGGCTGACACTTCGACGGTACGCGGCGGTACGCCGCCCGAGGAGACCTATTCCTGGGTACCGCAACTCGGTCTCGACCTCGCCTTCCGGATGGGCACCCTCTCCTGGTTGATGGTGCTGCTGGTCGGCGGGGTCGGTGGCCTGGTACTGATCTACTGCGCCCGCTACTTCGACGCCGACGAACCCGGGCTCGGCCGGTTCACTGCGGTCTTCGTCGGCTTCGCTGGCGCGATGCTGGGCCTGGTGGTGGCCGACAACTTGATCCTGCTCTATGTCTTCTGGGAACTGACCACCGTCTTCTCCTACCTGCTCATCGGGCACAACCCGGAGAAGCGGGCCAGCCGACGAGCCGCCGCCCAGGCCCTGATCGTCACCACGCTCGGCGGCCTGGCCATGCTGGTCGGCTTCATCATGCTCGGCGAGCAGGCCGGCACCTACCGCTGGTCGCAGATCGCGCAGAGCCCGCCGTCGGCCGGCGGATACCTGGCCATCGCGCTGGTACTGGTCCTCGTCGGGGCACTGTCCAAGTCGGCAATCTTCCCGTTCAGCTTCTGGCTGCCGGCGGCCATGGCCGCGCCGACGCCGGTGAGTGCCTACCTGCACGCCGCCGCGATGGTCAAGGCCGGCGTCTATCTGGTCGCGCTGCTCGCGCCGGTGTACGCCGGCAACGCCTGGTGGTACTGGCTGATCGTCACCACCGGCAGCGCCACGATGCTGGCCGGCGGCTGGGCGGCGTTGCGGCAGAACGACCTGAAGCTGCTGCTCGCCTACGGCACGGTGAGCCAACTCGGCCTGCTGATGGTGGTCACCGGTGCCGGCGGCCGGAATCCCGCGTTGGCGGCGGTGACCATGCTGCTTGCCCACGCGCTGTTCAAAGCCACCCTGTTCCTGGTGGTCGGCATCGTCGACCGCTGCGCCGGCACCCGTGACCTGGCCGTCCTCAGTGGTCTCGGCCGACGGATGCCGGCCGTCGCCGGTGCCGCGGTCCTCGCCGCCGCATCGATGGCCGGGGTGCCACCGATGCTGGGCTTCGTCGGCAAGGAAGCGGTGCTGGAATCGTTCGCCCCGGACCCGGTGGTGCTGGCGCTGATCGTGTTCGGCGCGGTGCTGACGACGGCGTACAGCGCTCGCTTCGTCTGGGGAGCGTTCGCCACCAAACCCGGCCGGGAGCCGACGGTCAGCCGCCCGGTCGGTGCCGCCTTCCTGCTTCCCGTCTTGGTGCTTGCCGGTGCCGGGCTCGTGCTGGGTCCGCTGGCCGGCACGGTCGACCGGGTGCTCGCCCCGTACGCCGGGCTGTTCGGTCCGGGTGACTACCACCTGGCGCTCTGGCACGGTCCCACGCCGGCACTCGGCCTGTCGGTGGTGGCGTTGGTCGCGGGCACGGTGCTGTTCCTGCTGCGCGAGCGGGTGGCCGGCGTACAGCGGCGGCTGCGGGCACCGACCGACGGCGCCACTGTCTACGCCAAGGGAACCCATGGTCTGGACCGGCTCTCGGTCGAGGTCACCGGTGCCACCCAGCGTGGTTCGCTGCCGCAGTACCTCAGCATCATCCTGCTGGTCCTGGTGTCGGTGCCGGGCGGGGCGCTGCTGGTCACCCGACCCTGGGCCGGGCAGTGGCGCTGGTACGACACCCCGGTACAGCTCGCCGTCGCGGCCGCGATGATCGTCGCGGCGATCGCCGCCGTGCGGGCGCAGCGCCGCCTCAAAGCCGTCATCCTGGCCGGCGTCACCGGCTACGGCACCGCCCTGATGTTCGTCCTCCACGGCGCGCCCGACCTGGCGCTCACCCAGTTCCTGGTGGAGACGATCACCATCGTGGTCTTCGTCCTGGTGCTGCGCAGGTTGCCGATCTACTTCTCCGAGCGGCCGTTGCGCTCCAGTCGGTACGCGCGCATCGCCCTCGGCGTCGTGGTCGGCGTGGTGATGTCGGGCATGGCGATGGCGGCGGTCGGCGGGCGATCGGCCGAACCGATCTCCGATGCCTTTCCCGAGCAGGCCGTCGAGTACGGCGGCGGCCGCAACGTGGTGAACGTGACGTTGGTGGACATCCGGGCCTGGGACACCATGGGCGAGATATCGGTGCTGGTGGTCGCCGCGACCGGCGTCGCCAGCCTGGTCTTCCTGCGCCCCCGGACCGGTCCCGGCCCGCGTCGGATCGCCACCGCGGCGACGGGTGGCCGGCCGACGGCCGCCGACGGCACACGGGGCGATCCGGGCGGTCGTCCGGCGAGCGGTGCGCCGGGCCGCTCCCGGCGTCAGCGGATCTGGCTGCGCGGAGGTGGCAGCCAGACGGCCCGGGGACGATCGATCATCTTCGAGGTGGTCACCCGGTTGCTCTTCCATGCCGTCCTGGTGTACTCCATATTTCTGCTCTTCTCCGGACACAACGCACCCGGTGGCGGTTTCGCCGGCGGGCTGGTCGCCGGGCTCGCGCTCGCGGTTCGCTATCTCGCGGGCGGGCGCGACGAACTCAACGAGGCGGCCCCGGTCGACGCCGGACTGGTGCTCGGGACCGGACTGTTCCTGGCGGTCGGAGCCGGTCTGAGTCCGATCCTGGTCGCCGGAGACGTGCTGCAGAGCGCGATCGTCGACCTGCACGTCCCGGTCATCGGCGACGTCCACCTGGTGACCTCGCTCTTCTTCGACATCGGCGTGTACCTGATCGTCGTAGGCCTGGTGCTGGACATCCTGCGCAGCCTCGGTGCCGAGGTCGACCGACAGATCGCCCGGTCGGCGGAACCCGACGTGGACGTCGACGACACCCCGGTGTCCCGCTCGGGTGTGGCCGGCGCGCAAGCCGAAGCGACGCCGCCCACCGGGGCCGATGGCCGTTCCGTCGGGACCGGTGCCGGATCCACCGCAGCCCGATCCGTTGGCGGGCGCCCCGCCGGCGGCGTCGACACCGACCCCGTCGGACCGAGGAACTGA
- a CDS encoding ATP-dependent helicase: protein MTAILQRFAPATREWFTAAFAAPTAAQTGAWEAISAGHHTLVVAPTGSGKTLAAFLWSLDRIATSPPPTEPRHRCRVLYVSPLKALAVDVDRNLRTPLVGIDQTAARLGLAASDISVGIRTGDTPADQRRAFGRTPPDVLITTPESLFLLLTSAARESLRGVRTVIVDEVHAIAGNKRGAHLALCLERLDALLATPAQRIGLSATVRPIDKTARFLGGRHPVRVVSPPTAKTIDISVQVPVPDMTQLDEREHPYDDDPTRTSAAGPTATTAGPTAANRSIWPAVEERVLDLIEQHRSTIVFTNSRRSAERLCARLNELAADRRTDGSGAGTDAERDEWGRPRGGFGSRQPAEIMAQSGAARGVPAVVARAHHGSVSRVERQQIEEALKSGQLPAVVATSSLELGIDMGAVDLVVQIEAPPSVAAGLQRIGRAGHQVGALSRGVILPKHRGDLLSCAVVTERMAAAEIEELHPPRNPLDVLAQQIVAMVALDTWRVDDLADLVRRAAPFAELPESALHAVLDMLSGRYPSTAFAELRPRLVWDRGTDLLTGRPGAQRLAVTSGGTIPDRGLFGVFLAGAERAARVGELDEEMVYESRVGDVFLLGATSWRIEEITPDRVLVSPAAGQPARMPFWKGDQPGRPVELGRALGARLRALARQEPQAARTALRSTGLDDWAADNLVRYVAEQRSATRALPDDRTIVVERFHDELGDWRLVVHSVFGARVNGPWALAIGQRLTERYGVDAQVMPGDDGIVIRLPEMVDSPPGADLVAFDADEIGRVVEECVGGSALFAARFRECAARALLLPRRDPRRRQPLWQQRQRAAQLLDVARQFPDFPITLETARECLRDVFDMPALVTLMRDLDARRTRLVEVETPRPSPFARSLLFGYVGAFLYEGDVPLAERRAAALTLDSTLLGELLGRIELRELLDPAVLTETDRQLRWLGGHRQPRDAEDVAEMLRILGDLSDAELAERSVDPRWIDELARSRRAIRVRIAGQDRWIAVEDAARMRDALGVALPVGVAEAHLAPVADPLADLVARYARTHGPFDAADCAARFGLGGFVVEQTLRRLATTRGVVAGEFTADRTGTEWCDAEVLRLLRRRSLAALRREIEPVPATTLARFLPHWQQIVRPGRGVDGVAEAVDQLQGVAVPASTLERLILPARVSDYAPAQLDELCATGEVLWAGCGTASGGDGWIRLVFAETAPLLLPPPDPALPLTAVHEAILDALADGSALFFRQLAERAGSSAMTSATTSTAAWATASTPTADDRVPRLETALWELVWAGWLTNDTLAPLRAVLGSAGTRRIRPAPPRVRHRRPGRAILGAQGAPPTLVGRWSRLPAPDPDPTRRCAVAAEVLLERYGVLTRGAVVAEGQPGGFAAVYPVLAAMEERGAARRGYFVDGLGAAQFAVPAAVERLRELAPLLGTDRTGPDPANTVRQPAARVEAAGTHAAGTHASGVEATGAHASGVEAAGAHADRRGAPGAGRAAIRPLVLAATDPANPYGAALSWPERALDAGDGQVAGHRPGRKAGALVVLVSGELALYVERGGRSLLCFTDDDTVLAAAARALAATVTSGALGPISVERADGAPVRESPLHSALAAAGFRATPRGLRLS from the coding sequence GTGACGGCGATACTTCAGCGGTTCGCGCCCGCGACCCGGGAGTGGTTCACCGCGGCCTTCGCGGCACCGACCGCAGCCCAGACAGGCGCCTGGGAAGCGATCAGCGCCGGCCACCACACGCTGGTCGTCGCCCCCACCGGTTCGGGCAAGACGCTCGCCGCCTTCCTCTGGTCACTCGACCGGATCGCCACGTCTCCGCCGCCCACCGAACCCCGCCACCGCTGCCGGGTGCTCTACGTCAGTCCCCTCAAGGCGCTCGCCGTCGACGTCGACCGCAACTTGCGTACTCCGCTGGTCGGCATCGATCAGACCGCCGCCCGCCTGGGCCTGGCGGCGTCGGACATCAGCGTCGGGATTCGCACCGGCGACACCCCGGCGGACCAACGGCGCGCCTTCGGCCGGACCCCGCCGGACGTCCTGATCACCACACCCGAGTCGCTGTTCCTGCTGCTCACCTCCGCCGCCCGGGAATCGCTGCGCGGCGTACGGACGGTCATCGTCGACGAGGTGCACGCCATCGCCGGCAACAAACGCGGCGCCCACCTGGCACTCTGTCTGGAGCGTCTCGACGCGCTGCTGGCCACCCCGGCGCAACGGATCGGTCTGTCCGCGACGGTCCGCCCGATCGACAAGACCGCTCGTTTCCTCGGCGGCCGACATCCGGTGCGGGTGGTGTCCCCACCCACCGCCAAGACCATCGACATCAGCGTTCAGGTGCCGGTACCGGACATGACCCAACTCGACGAGCGAGAGCACCCGTACGACGACGACCCGACCCGTACCAGCGCGGCCGGCCCGACCGCGACAACGGCTGGCCCGACCGCCGCGAACCGCTCCATCTGGCCGGCCGTCGAGGAGCGGGTCCTCGACCTGATCGAACAGCACCGCTCCACCATCGTCTTCACCAACTCCCGGCGGTCGGCCGAACGGCTCTGCGCCCGGCTCAACGAACTGGCCGCCGATCGCCGTACCGACGGCTCCGGGGCCGGGACAGACGCGGAGCGTGACGAGTGGGGTCGGCCGCGCGGCGGGTTCGGCAGCCGGCAACCGGCGGAGATCATGGCGCAGTCCGGGGCGGCCCGAGGGGTGCCGGCGGTGGTCGCCCGAGCCCATCACGGCAGTGTGTCCCGCGTCGAACGCCAACAGATCGAAGAAGCGCTGAAATCCGGACAGCTGCCGGCGGTCGTCGCCACGTCCAGTCTGGAGCTCGGCATCGACATGGGCGCGGTCGACCTGGTCGTGCAGATCGAGGCGCCGCCGAGCGTCGCCGCCGGCCTGCAGCGCATCGGCCGGGCCGGGCACCAGGTCGGCGCCCTGTCCCGAGGCGTGATCCTGCCCAAACACCGTGGCGACCTGCTGTCCTGCGCGGTGGTCACCGAGCGGATGGCGGCGGCGGAAATCGAGGAACTGCACCCGCCACGCAACCCGCTGGACGTCCTCGCCCAGCAGATCGTCGCGATGGTGGCACTCGACACCTGGCGGGTCGACGACCTGGCGGACCTCGTGCGCCGCGCCGCGCCCTTCGCCGAACTGCCGGAGTCCGCCCTGCACGCGGTACTGGACATGCTCTCCGGCCGATACCCGTCGACCGCGTTCGCCGAACTCCGTCCCCGCCTGGTCTGGGATCGCGGCACCGACCTGCTCACCGGCCGGCCCGGCGCGCAACGCCTCGCCGTCACCAGCGGCGGCACGATCCCCGACCGAGGACTGTTCGGGGTCTTCCTCGCCGGTGCCGAACGTGCCGCCCGGGTGGGCGAGCTCGACGAGGAGATGGTCTACGAGTCCCGAGTCGGTGACGTGTTCCTGCTCGGTGCCACCTCCTGGCGGATCGAAGAGATCACCCCGGACCGGGTGCTGGTCTCCCCCGCCGCCGGCCAGCCCGCCCGGATGCCGTTCTGGAAAGGCGACCAACCGGGCCGGCCGGTCGAGCTCGGCCGGGCCCTCGGAGCCCGACTACGGGCCCTGGCCCGCCAGGAACCGCAGGCGGCGCGGACCGCACTGCGCTCGACCGGGCTGGACGACTGGGCCGCCGACAACCTGGTGCGCTACGTCGCCGAGCAGCGCTCCGCCACCCGCGCGCTCCCCGACGACCGGACCATCGTCGTCGAGCGCTTCCACGACGAGCTGGGCGACTGGCGACTGGTGGTGCACAGCGTCTTCGGGGCCAGGGTCAACGGGCCGTGGGCGCTGGCGATCGGCCAACGGCTCACCGAGCGGTACGGCGTCGACGCCCAGGTCATGCCCGGCGACGACGGCATCGTCATCCGCCTACCGGAGATGGTGGACTCCCCACCCGGAGCCGACCTGGTCGCGTTCGACGCCGACGAGATCGGTCGGGTCGTCGAGGAGTGTGTCGGCGGTTCCGCCCTGTTCGCCGCCCGGTTCCGCGAATGCGCCGCGCGGGCGCTGCTGCTGCCCCGCCGCGACCCCCGCCGTCGGCAGCCGCTGTGGCAGCAGCGGCAACGCGCGGCCCAGCTGCTCGACGTCGCCCGGCAGTTCCCCGACTTCCCGATCACGCTGGAGACCGCCCGCGAGTGCCTACGGGACGTGTTCGACATGCCGGCGCTGGTGACGCTGATGCGGGACCTGGACGCGCGACGGACCCGGCTCGTCGAGGTGGAGACCCCCAGGCCTTCCCCGTTCGCCCGGTCCCTGCTCTTCGGCTACGTCGGCGCCTTCCTGTACGAAGGGGACGTGCCGCTGGCCGAACGGCGGGCCGCCGCGCTGACCCTCGACTCGACCCTGTTGGGCGAACTCCTCGGCCGGATCGAGTTGCGCGAACTACTCGACCCGGCGGTGCTGACCGAGACCGACCGGCAACTGCGGTGGCTCGGCGGACACCGCCAGCCCCGCGACGCCGAGGACGTCGCCGAGATGCTGCGGATCCTGGGCGATCTCAGCGACGCCGAGCTGGCCGAACGATCGGTCGATCCACGATGGATCGACGAGCTGGCGCGGTCGCGCCGAGCCATCCGGGTACGGATCGCCGGCCAGGACCGGTGGATAGCCGTCGAGGACGCCGCCCGGATGCGCGACGCGCTCGGCGTGGCGCTGCCGGTCGGCGTCGCCGAGGCACACCTCGCCCCGGTCGCGGATCCGCTGGCGGACCTGGTCGCCCGGTACGCCCGTACCCACGGGCCGTTCGACGCGGCGGACTGCGCGGCCCGGTTCGGTCTCGGTGGATTCGTGGTGGAGCAGACCCTGCGCCGGCTGGCCACCACCCGTGGTGTCGTCGCGGGCGAGTTCACCGCGGACCGTACGGGCACCGAATGGTGCGACGCCGAGGTGCTGCGGCTGCTGCGTCGGCGTTCGCTGGCCGCGCTACGCCGCGAGATCGAGCCGGTGCCGGCCACCACTCTGGCCCGGTTCCTGCCGCACTGGCAGCAGATCGTCCGGCCCGGTCGCGGCGTCGACGGCGTGGCCGAGGCCGTCGACCAGTTGCAGGGTGTCGCGGTGCCGGCCTCCACCCTCGAACGGCTGATCCTGCCGGCCCGGGTCAGCGACTACGCCCCCGCCCAACTCGACGAACTCTGCGCCACCGGCGAGGTGCTCTGGGCGGGGTGCGGCACCGCCAGCGGAGGTGACGGCTGGATCCGGCTCGTATTCGCCGAAACCGCCCCGCTGCTGCTGCCACCACCGGATCCCGCGTTGCCGCTGACCGCCGTACACGAAGCGATCCTCGACGCGTTGGCCGACGGTTCCGCGCTGTTCTTCCGCCAGCTCGCCGAGCGGGCCGGCTCGTCGGCCATGACGTCGGCAACGACGTCGACCGCGGCATGGGCAACGGCATCGACACCGACTGCCGACGATCGGGTGCCGCGACTGGAGACCGCGCTCTGGGAGCTGGTCTGGGCCGGCTGGTTGACCAACGACACCCTCGCCCCGCTGCGGGCCGTCCTCGGGTCGGCAGGCACCCGTCGGATCCGGCCGGCTCCGCCCCGGGTCCGGCACCGCCGCCCGGGGCGGGCGATCCTGGGCGCGCAGGGCGCACCGCCGACCCTGGTGGGACGCTGGTCCCGGCTACCCGCGCCGGATCCGGATCCGACCCGCCGCTGCGCCGTCGCGGCCGAGGTTCTGTTGGAACGGTACGGGGTACTGACCCGCGGTGCCGTCGTCGCCGAGGGGCAGCCCGGTGGGTTCGCGGCGGTCTATCCGGTGCTGGCGGCGATGGAGGAACGGGGCGCGGCCCGGCGCGGCTACTTCGTCGACGGACTCGGTGCCGCCCAGTTCGCCGTACCCGCTGCGGTGGAACGGTTGCGGGAACTCGCTCCGTTGCTCGGCACGGACCGGACCGGGCCAGATCCGGCGAACACGGTGCGGCAGCCGGCGGCCAGGGTGGAGGCGGCCGGAACGCACGCGGCCGGCACGCACGCATCCGGGGTGGAGGCGACCGGAGCGCACGCATCCGGGGTGGAGGCGGCCGGAGCGCACGCGGACCGGCGGGGCGCGCCCGGGGCGGGCCGGGCGGCCATCCGGCCGCTGGTCCTGGCGGCGACCGACCCGGCCAACCCGTACGGCGCCGCGCTGAGCTGGCCGGAACGGGCCCTGGACGCCGGCGACGGACAGGTGGCCGGGCACCGGCCCGGACGCAAAGCAGGAGCACTGGTCGTACTGGTCTCCGGGGAACTGGCACTCTATGTCGAGCGGGGCGGCCGCAGTCTGCTGTGTTTCACCGACGACGACACCGTTCTCGCGGCGGCGGCGCGTGCCTTGGCCGCCACGGTCACCTCCGGCGCGCTCGGCCCGATCTCGGTGGAACGGGCGGACGGCGCGCCGGTACGCGAGTCGCCACTGCACTCGGCGTTGGCGGCGGCGGGATTCCGCGCCACACCACGCGGCCTACGACTGTCGTAA
- a CDS encoding CPCC family cysteine-rich protein, producing MGPHSVDRCPCCGYRTGCITCPVCFWTDDGQGDQDAEVVRDGPNGDLSLSHARLNFAIYGASHRRYADMVRSPRPDEYP from the coding sequence GTGGGCCCGCACTCCGTCGACAGATGTCCTTGCTGTGGTTACCGGACCGGATGCATCACCTGCCCCGTCTGCTTCTGGACCGACGACGGCCAGGGCGACCAGGACGCCGAGGTGGTGCGCGACGGACCGAATGGTGATCTCAGCCTCTCCCATGCTCGGCTCAACTTCGCCATCTATGGCGCCAGCCACCGCAGATACGCGGACATGGTGCGCTCGCCGCGACCCGACGAGTACCCGTAG
- a CDS encoding DUF4142 domain-containing protein, which produces MARARSAAHTPRRLTAVLVGLVAGLLALPGVALAQPSGATQLGAADIALLNGVRLAGLWEIPAGQLAAEKGSSQRVREVGAEIAAQHIELDLLVVEAANQLGVELPTDPTATQQGWVDEMKRSEGARFDRIFVDRLRAAHGNIFPVIGAVRASTRNDVVRQLAQDANGFVMTHMSLLESTGLVRYGELPPVAMPAPPDDSLFAAVAANAELGTGVSSTAVWVVLAGALVLGAGATFAVFRRRY; this is translated from the coding sequence ATGGCCCGGGCACGATCTGCGGCACACACCCCGCGCCGGCTGACAGCGGTCCTGGTGGGGCTCGTCGCCGGCCTGCTCGCGCTGCCTGGTGTCGCGCTGGCGCAGCCCTCTGGCGCGACCCAACTCGGTGCCGCCGACATCGCCCTGCTCAACGGCGTCCGGCTGGCCGGACTGTGGGAGATCCCGGCCGGCCAGCTGGCAGCGGAAAAGGGCAGCAGTCAGCGGGTACGCGAGGTCGGCGCGGAGATCGCCGCTCAGCACATCGAGCTGGATCTGCTCGTGGTGGAAGCCGCGAATCAGCTGGGAGTGGAGCTGCCCACCGACCCCACCGCGACCCAACAGGGCTGGGTGGACGAGATGAAACGGTCCGAGGGCGCCCGGTTCGACCGGATCTTCGTCGACCGGCTCCGCGCGGCGCACGGCAACATCTTCCCGGTCATCGGCGCGGTGCGCGCCAGCACCCGCAACGACGTGGTCCGCCAGCTCGCCCAGGACGCCAACGGCTTCGTGATGACCCACATGTCCCTGTTGGAGAGCACCGGGCTGGTGCGCTACGGCGAGCTTCCGCCGGTGGCGATGCCTGCTCCGCCGGACGACAGCCTGTTCGCCGCCGTCGCGGCCAACGCCGAGCTGGGCACCGGAGTCAGTTCGACAGCTGTCTGGGTGGTCCTCGCCGGCGCGTTGGTCCTCGGCGCGGGCGCCACGTTCGCCGTGTTCCGGCGACGATACTGA